TTTTATCAATTAACTACTCTAGAATAAATTGTTTGCTGAAGTTGTCGATTGTTCATAAATGGTGGATGCAATTTGGGCTTTTCTGTTATGGCTCGATTTTGATGGGGATTTTCATTCAGTAAGCTCACATTAAGTCCTTGGAAGATGTTTGTATGGTGATTGGATGATGAGAGCTCACAGAAATGGTTTTGAAGCTTGTGGTAGCTTGTTTTAGCTATTTTCTGCATTTTAGTTTCAAGTTTCAGTTTTAAGCATTCAAGTGAAGATCTTAGTATTCAAACAAGTCATTAGTAGTGTAGTGAAGCTTTCTACAAGAAGACATTGCCATTTTTTAAGCTGGATCGAAAAATCAACCTACAAGTCAAATTACAAGCCTTTTTGTGCTCTTTTCTGGAAATTCATCTAAAATGCAGCAGTGATATGGTTAAGGTTGGTTTAAGTGTTTATTTAACTTGGAAATGAGTCACTGAATCAATTTATGAAGTCCATTTTTAATTCTAAGTATTAATGAATAAAAATGTATGTTGGGATGGATCTTTTGCTACATAATGGTACTTGGAAGGATCAAAATCAATTCAGGTCAGTTTCTATTGAATGTGTTCATTCAGAAAGTTCACATTAGGTGTTTGTGAGATGTCAAGATGGTTTGCGGATGATTTTAGCTCATAGGAATGAAAAGTGCAGCAGATTAGTATTTTTAGCTTTTTGCAAAAATTAGAAGTTAGTTTTCATTACCAGTTGAAGAAATGAGTTTATTTTTCAGTCTACAAGTGTATTTCAGTATTATGAAGATGTTTACAAACTGCATTTGCCATTATTCAAGCTGAATCAAAACTCAACCTATTGATCAACACTTTTTTCAAATTTGAAATTCTAGAAAACAAAGAAAGAAGAAGCTGGTTAGTTTTACTGATATGGCATTCACATTTTACTGTTTTATCTATCTTTAAAGATAATAAAATACGAGAAGAAGTAGAGAGTAAGAAAATTTTGTTATGCAATTTTGACAAGTAGTGTAGATGTCATTTTCACACTTTTGTTTTTCTGGTTTTAGTAAAAAAGAAATAGTAGCTGTAATTTCTTTTCCAAATCAGTAGGGTTTGCAAAATGAGCAATATATAAGCTCTCTTGTATCTCAAAAAATCTTTGAGCCGAAATTATGCAATGAAATCAAAAGGCTCCATTTTCTTGTTTTTGcattttttttatatcaataaATTGTTCTAGAGAAAAACGAAAATCAATCATCACCTAAATTAATTTTTAGGATCAAAACACAAACCCTTTCTATTAGCTCAATTTACATCATTAAAATCAAATAAAAAAGCATGAGTGCCTATTATTGTTTTGTTACAAGTTTTAAATTCTGTTCTTAATATTTTTGCTGGTTTGTTGCTGGTTTACTTTATTTCTCTGTTTTTCGGACAATAGATCTTGTACTTCACCCTGATTAGGAGTACTTGGTCGTCCATCATATATAAGGACAAAAGGTTACTTTGttctaaaaagtatatatatgctgAAATTCTTCGCCGATATATATAAGCGTGAATGTTATTTCTCTAGATTTTGTGATACAAAAGTATGTATGTGCAGAAATACTTCTGACATCTCTTTTCAATTGATAATATCGTTGGTTTATTCTAATGCATTGCTATCCCAAAAAAGGTTTGTGGAGATTTTGATTACATTTAGTTAATCATCAAGCATAATTATTGGTGTTTTTGGTTTCAAAAGGAATGGCCAATACCTTCATACATACGATTTTGACAACCACTGAGTCGTGAATATGCTGTTCTAGACAATTTATAGCATTGAACATTCAACTGTACTGGAATCCCTTTGATATGAGATTGTGATAATCACAAAATATTATTCTTTCATTAATTAGGAAATTGTATTGGTTCCGCTGCTTCCGCATGAAGGCTAGGAAAAATATCTCGTGGCCTGATTCATATTCAGAATGGATTTCTCAAACATAGCGTCAATGATTTATGGCCGGAAATGATTGCGACGCTTAGAAAACTATAGTTTGGCACTCTCGATCTCTTTTGGTTCAGATGGAAATGGGACGAACATAGGAATATCGAAAGAATGTACAAGTGCTTCACTTACCATTGCAGCAATATTGCCATTGCcctacaaatatatttatatatagagttTATAAAAAATAAGAAAACCAATCTAACTTTTACaaagataataaataaattttaGCCAATGAAAGCTTTGAATCAAAATTGATTTACATTGAGGGGCTCCATCTGCTCTACAAGGAATGATAATTGTTAGCAACCCATTCTTGATTTACAATATCTTATTTGTAATGTTGTTTCTTTCCGAATTGATATATGTTGGTCTTACCGAAATGAACTACACTATGATCAATTTTGATTAGGAATGACTTCTATAATGATTTGTATTATGGTTTTAATTAGTAATGATCATATATAGTGGTGTATTTATTAACTGATCTTTATTCCATACTTCCATTCGATTCTCTCAAGTAAAGCATACAAATGGAAATGCAGAACTTGATATACGGGCAGCTACTAGTATATGAGATCTTGACTTTCACTAGACAATATGAAATTGGTCTTGCTCATAGTTTAGAGAACTTCAGTTCCTATTAGAAAAGATTTACCATCTCATGTTTATTGATAACGATTTGATTATAGAGAAATAGCATAAGACAATATCTAATGAAAATGAAGATGGAAAAATCAAGCTCACTCTAAGCTTGAGCATGTGGTATGTAACTCTGAGCTTGAGCATTGTCTAATAAAAATAGAGTCTCACGATATTTTAGCCCATCAAAACTAGTATATGGTGCTTCTTCAAGAAGCACTTCCGACTCTCCTGTCTCGAGATCAACTGAAACTACCACCTGATCTCTGTTAAACACTGTACACAACAACTTCCCATCATTCCGAAATCCCAACACATCCCCATAACCAAGTTCATGAAACCCATAATTCCATAGTTTTGACCATGACTCCACGTCACCATATTCTTTCATCACCCATATTTCAATATGAAATTGGGGACTTTCAAAATACCTACACAATGCAAGGGAAGACTTCTCAAACACTAATAATGTAGGTTTCAGTTTGTTTTCCTCCAAAGCTTCTGGCAACGGAAGCACTCGAAACTCTTCCTTGTTAACGTCAAAACCCAAAATCACTGCCTTGTGATTTGAACCGTAGTAGCCAATCCAATGCAGGGCACCATTAAAACATGGTTGCACAGGCTCGCGGTAATTAAAGTTGGGAGCAAATTCAGAAATTGTTTTCCATGAATTCCTATTCAAGGAGAAAATTTCAACTTGAGGTAAAGAATGAACGTCTATAAGCATTCTAAGTACCTTGTAGTCATCTTCGATTGAATCGTAGGCAAATCCTAGAAGATGATTGCATTTGGCAACGACCAGATTAGGCTTTGGGAGTGTTAAAGTCTTTCGAATTGCAGGGTTCCATAACACTATAGGAACACCTTTTTTATTATCGGTAACACACATTGTACCATTGCAACAAGAAGCAGGAATAAGGACTCTTGTGTTCCTTTGCTCCCAGCGAGTGAAGACCCTATGGAGATCGAATCCTTCATTATCAGCATGCAATTCCAAATCATAATTACCGTTACAGAAGATAAAGTATTCATTGTTTTGCCCATCGTTGATGTTATAAGAGGAAATAAATGAAGGAGATTTGATGAGATAGAGCCATGGCTTCTTCACAAGGATGCAACTTCCAAGAGCTTTGACAGGAAGTCTATAGAATATGTTGAGAAGAAGCTCATCTGGCAAACCATCCATCATTGAAGCACAAACTGTAAAGGCTAGAAAAGCATAAACCGTATAAAGATCAAATCTATCTATATGATTATATATCAACACACAATTGAAAATGAATCAGAACAGAGCAGAGGACCAAACAAAGTACTCACCGGCACAGCCTTTTTTCCTATGTTGAGATGAAGCTCCTCTCCGTCTCCTCTGCCAAATCTATGGTACAGTGAAATGCGAATGCGAATTGGTTTTTAATGTAAACATGAATGAATAACTGCAATTTAGAGAAAATGGTAGTAATGTTTTTTTGCTTGTCTGTTGATATGACACTTGTCATTCTAATAATATGCGGTAAACTTTACGGATAAGATAAATACGCAGACAGAATGCCAGATCGATGTCCTTCCTCAACTTTCTCACTTGTCCCACTTTCATCCTTTAACTTGTCTTTCTTGGATCCAGCTTCCTAAGCTTACTTCCAAAGGAAAGGCCCCAACAGCTGATTATTTGGACGGACCCAAACGAATTAAAAAACTAAAAGGACCAAACTGAGCATCAATAGAAATTAGTGTATACTTTTTTTTATTCGTGTTGATGCTTTTTCACAGGCGTTAAGTATCGTCGGTTATGACTTTCTATTCGTGGCAATTTAGTTCCTTACTTACCTTTGTTAAATGTAGAAAATATATTAAATGTGAATAATTTCTTTAGGTGACTATTAGACCATTAGAAAAATAAACAGTAATCGAACAATATTAAGTAATCAATCAATGAAAATAATTGTGCATTATGTAAATTCTATATATACTTTAAAAAGAAAATCCAATTTTTATTTCACGTTTCACCCATAAtacttttttagttttttttttcgtTAGCTTAATAAATCTTCACGTTTCAATATAGCCGCTAAAATGGTCATTTTGCCGTCAACTTCTCCCATTTGGCATCTAAGTGGCCCCACGTAGCGCCAACTATAGAATTTCGACACGTGAAAGCTGACGCATAAAAGATTTGACACGTCAACAACACTTAATCCACATTACAAAACCCAACCGATTCCGTCCGACTCAAAACAAACCAGTTCGGTCCGATTCAAAACCAAACCGATTCAATCCGATTTAAAGACGAACCGGTTCGGTCTGGTT
The sequence above is drawn from the Rutidosis leptorrhynchoides isolate AG116_Rl617_1_P2 unplaced genomic scaffold, CSIRO_AGI_Rlap_v1 contig206, whole genome shotgun sequence genome and encodes:
- the LOC139881883 gene encoding F-box/kelch-repeat protein At3g06240-like gives rise to the protein MMDGLPDELLLNIFYRLPVKALGSCILVKKPWLYLIKSPSFISSYNINDGQNNEYFIFCNGNYDLELHADNEGFDLHRVFTRWEQRNTRVLIPASCCNGTMCVTDNKKGVPIVLWNPAIRKTLTLPKPNLVVAKCNHLLGFAYDSIEDDYKVLRMLIDVHSLPQVEIFSLNRNSWKTISEFAPNFNYREPVQPCFNGALHWIGYYGSNHKAVILGFDVNKEEFRVLPLPEALEENKLKPTLLVFEKSSLALCRYFESPQFHIEIWVMKEYGDVESWSKLWNYGFHELGYGDVLGFRNDGKLLCTVFNRDQVVVSVDLETGESEVLLEEAPYTSFDGLKYRETLFLLDNAQAQSYIPHAQA